One stretch of Anaerobacillus sp. CMMVII DNA includes these proteins:
- a CDS encoding histidine phosphatase family protein: MYNQTNWGYQYPQPFAPYYTLQPHQFQATSQQNYSSLLNSLQGGGYILYARHATANVGRDQPGLSFQDCYTQRNLSDTGRRQSIAYGEALRRLRIPVSYPVGASPFCRTIETTTLAFGEENVQVEPFWIEIYNLSANLPPAEQNRILNYLHAIFEFQPPAGFNQVIIAHSFPPGVGLGQIPDMGTVIVRPRGQGNSYEIVAKLSLDELMNLR; encoded by the coding sequence TTGTACAATCAAACGAACTGGGGCTATCAGTATCCACAACCATTTGCACCTTATTACACTTTACAGCCACATCAATTTCAGGCAACCTCTCAACAAAATTACTCGTCATTACTAAATTCACTACAAGGAGGAGGATATATTCTATATGCTAGACATGCAACAGCTAACGTAGGAAGGGATCAACCAGGTCTTAGTTTTCAGGATTGTTATACACAGCGAAATCTTTCAGATACCGGGAGAAGGCAATCAATAGCCTATGGTGAGGCGTTGCGCAGATTAAGGATACCTGTAAGCTATCCAGTCGGGGCAAGTCCCTTTTGTAGAACAATAGAAACAACAACTTTGGCTTTTGGCGAAGAAAACGTTCAAGTAGAACCATTTTGGATTGAGATTTATAACTTGAGCGCCAACCTCCCTCCAGCAGAACAAAACAGAATACTAAACTACCTTCATGCAATTTTTGAGTTTCAACCTCCTGCAGGTTTCAATCAAGTCATTATCGCACATAGCTTTCCACCAGGAGTGGGACTGGGGCAAATACCTGATATGGGGACTGTCATTGTGAGACCTCGTGGACAAGGGAATAGCTATGAAATTGTTGCCAAGCTTTCTCTCGATGA